TAATGTTACTTACACGAGCTTTTTCTTTTAACAGGTTAAGAACGAGGACGAGGAGTTCAATACAGGTCCACTTTCTGTTCTGATGATGAGTGTTAAAAATAACACACAGGTATTAATTAATGTCACCAGGATAAGATTCTGTCTTGACAAATTGTGCGCACACATGTAAATGTCTTGATTTTGATAGATGTTTCTAAACAAGACTCTTTACCTGTTTTACCATCACTCATCTCTTCTTGTTTTGAAACTTCATTCCGTCCTTGAGTATACATGTATATTTTTTGACCCAGTGTATAGAATTATTCTCTAATATTTTCATTCCTTGGGGTCTGGAGGGCTGATATGGATCACATATGGGATTTTATAAGGTTTTTTGTgctattttatttgaatatgtttATTGCAGTAATTTGACTTGTCCTTTATTGGCTGCAAGGTGTTGATCAATTGCCGGAATAACAAAAAACTCCTTGGCCATGTGAGGGCTTTTGACCGCCACTGCAACATGGTTCTGGAAAATGTGCGGGAGATGTGGACTGAGGTTGGTTCCTTTCTTGAAGAGCTACGCTTTGTTTCAGATGTTTGCTGTTATTTTGTCACAGAGATTTGACTTCTGGTTTAGAATTCGCGAGGCTGATTTTGATGTGTTTGATATCAATTtgggaaaaaatatattattgctAAAATTTTCCAGTGAATCTATTGATGAATTTGTTCCTTATACGGCAGTAGCTTTATCTAATTGCTATTTCGCTGTACAGGTGCCCAAGACCGGGAAAGGCAAGAAGAAAGCTCTCCCAGTTAACAAAGATCGTTTTATTAGTAAGATGTTTCTCCGTGGAGATTCAGTGATCATTGTCCTCAGAAATCCCAAGTGATAGGTATTAATTGCCATAACCACAAATTTATTTCTGAGCCATCAATCTGTTGACCCTGTTTTGTTTGTTGTTTATATTTGTATGAATCCTAGTAAAAATAAGGTATAACGTCGGACAAAAAACATCTTAAAGTACCTTTAATTTTATGGTTCACTTTCCAAACTGTATATTTGTCAAAACTATCCATCATTTCAGCTGTTGCTGTGTTCTCATTTGTTTCATTTATACAGGTGTATAACTACCAGAGTGCATCGGGAATTTCAATAGAGCCTTCAATTAGTAGCCGAATGTGACTGCTTCATGATTTTCTTTACCAATTTGCCAAGCTTGTGGCATAGCCTGTTTCACTTTGTTTTAATGCACTTTGCGAAGTTTTAGTAACCCAACTAAGAACTATCAACCAGTGTTGTGTGTACTTTCACTTCAACCAAGTTTCAGATGTAATTAGTGACTAGCTTATTCTGGTGAGTGTTGCCTGATACTGCAGGACTTGGTAACTTTTTGTTGTCTGCTCTTAGTACGTTTTGAGTTGAAATATTTGCACAACTTGGGGTTGAACTTGCCTTTCGTCATACCATAGTAGCTTTGCTTTGTTGAGTTTGATTATATGATTTCTTGTTTTTATAGAAGGATTCTGTACTTAGTGACACACACCTTTTTAACCCACCAAATTTTGTGCGGGTATTCAATGCCTCGTCGATAAAGGTAGAGCGCAAATATCATTAAAGTTCAATGAAAAAAATCATACAgtgattttgaatgatttaaAAAAGAACCGGGTACAAAGACGGATAGAAATAAGAAATTTGTAAAGTTTCAGAACTTAATGGGAAGAAGAAACACTGTTGTCTTCGTGGCCGCCGAAGATCCGTTGCCTGAAGTCTGAGACCATCATAGGGAGGCCTTGTCTCAGTGACACTTTGGGCTCCCAACCCAGCTGCTGCTTTGCCTTGGTGATGTC
This window of the Primulina huaijiensis isolate GDHJ02 chromosome 3, ASM1229523v2, whole genome shotgun sequence genome carries:
- the LOC140973335 gene encoding uncharacterized protein, with amino-acid sequence MSRPMEEDAPVKNEDEEFNTGPLSVLMMSVKNNTQVLINCRNNKKLLGHVRAFDRHCNMVLENVREMWTEVPKTGKGKKKALPVNKDRFISKMFLRGDSVIIVLRNPK